In Pelecanus crispus isolate bPelCri1 chromosome Z, bPelCri1.pri, whole genome shotgun sequence, the following are encoded in one genomic region:
- the CLTA gene encoding clathrin light chain A isoform X1 — MAELELFGTQQQPAAAADNGVLDGAEEDPAAAFLAQQENEIAGIENDEGFSILESGEVPAALQVPEGLDSGAVDGVVNGEVYQESNGPTDSYAAISQVDRLQSEPESIRKWREEQKERLEQLDANSRKQEAEWKEKAIKELEEWYARQDEKLQKTKASNRAAEEAFVNDAEDIFPGTEWERVAQLCDFNPKSSKQAKDVSRMRSVLISLKQAPLVR; from the exons ATGGCCGAGCTGGAGCTCTTCGGTACTCAGCAGcagcccgcggccgccgccgatAACGGGGTGCTGGACGGCGCCGAGGAggatcctgctgctgctttcctggcGCAGCAGGAGAACGAGATCGCGGGCATCGAGAATGATGAAGGCTTCAGCATCCTGGAGAGCGGCGAGGTGCCGGCGGCGCTGCAGGTTCCGGAGGGCCTCGACTCGG GTGCTGTTGATGGAGTGGTTAATGGAGAAGTCTATCAG GAGAGTAATGGTCCAACAGACTCCTATGCTGCCATATCCCAAGTAGATCGACTGCAGTCAGAACCGGAGAGTATTCGTAAGTGGAGAGAGGAGCAAAAGGAGCGCCTGGAGCAACTTG ATGCAAACTCACGAAAGCAGGAAGCtgaatggaaagagaaagcaataaaGGAGTTGGAGGAGTGGTATGCAAGGCAAGATGAAAAgctccagaaaacaaaagcaagcaacaG GGCAGCTGAAGAAGCCTTTGTGAATGAtgcagaagacatttttccagGCACTGAGTGGGAACGTGTGGCTCAGCTCTGTGACTTTAATCCCAAGTCTAGTAAGCAGGCAAAAGATGTGTCCCGCATGCGTTCAGTCCTCATCTCACTCAAGCAGGCTCCGCTGGTTCGCTGA
- the CLTA gene encoding clathrin light chain A isoform X3, with translation MAELELFGTQQQPAAAADNGVLDGAEEDPAAAFLAQQENEIAGIENDEGFSILESGEVPAALQVPEGLDSGAVDGVVNGEVYQESNGPTDSYAAISQVDRLQSEPESIRKWREEQKERLEQLDANSRKQEAEWKEKAIKELEEWYARQDEKLQKTKASNRVVDWRCGEQEKRRLALTSAHLLGWSSVCQGG, from the exons ATGGCCGAGCTGGAGCTCTTCGGTACTCAGCAGcagcccgcggccgccgccgatAACGGGGTGCTGGACGGCGCCGAGGAggatcctgctgctgctttcctggcGCAGCAGGAGAACGAGATCGCGGGCATCGAGAATGATGAAGGCTTCAGCATCCTGGAGAGCGGCGAGGTGCCGGCGGCGCTGCAGGTTCCGGAGGGCCTCGACTCGG GTGCTGTTGATGGAGTGGTTAATGGAGAAGTCTATCAG GAGAGTAATGGTCCAACAGACTCCTATGCTGCCATATCCCAAGTAGATCGACTGCAGTCAGAACCGGAGAGTATTCGTAAGTGGAGAGAGGAGCAAAAGGAGCGCCTGGAGCAACTTG ATGCAAACTCACGAAAGCAGGAAGCtgaatggaaagagaaagcaataaaGGAGTTGGAGGAGTGGTATGCAAGGCAAGATGAAAAgctccagaaaacaaaagcaagcaacaG GGTGGTGGACTGGAGATGTggagagcaagagaaaagaagacTTGCTCTTACTTCTGCTCATCTACTGGGTTGGAGCTCTGTCTGCCAAGGTGGTTGA
- the CLTA gene encoding clathrin light chain A isoform X2 — MAELELFGTQQQPAAAADNGVLDGAEEDPAAAFLAQQENEIAGIENDEGFSILESGEVPAALQVPEGLDSGAVDGVVNGEVYQESNGPTDSYAAISQVDRLQSEPESIRKWREEQKERLEQLDANSRKQEAEWKEKAIKELEEWYARQDEKLQKTKASNRHFFPPGWWTGDVESKRKEDLLLLLLIYWVGALSAKVVESETN; from the exons ATGGCCGAGCTGGAGCTCTTCGGTACTCAGCAGcagcccgcggccgccgccgatAACGGGGTGCTGGACGGCGCCGAGGAggatcctgctgctgctttcctggcGCAGCAGGAGAACGAGATCGCGGGCATCGAGAATGATGAAGGCTTCAGCATCCTGGAGAGCGGCGAGGTGCCGGCGGCGCTGCAGGTTCCGGAGGGCCTCGACTCGG GTGCTGTTGATGGAGTGGTTAATGGAGAAGTCTATCAG GAGAGTAATGGTCCAACAGACTCCTATGCTGCCATATCCCAAGTAGATCGACTGCAGTCAGAACCGGAGAGTATTCGTAAGTGGAGAGAGGAGCAAAAGGAGCGCCTGGAGCAACTTG ATGCAAACTCACGAAAGCAGGAAGCtgaatggaaagagaaagcaataaaGGAGTTGGAGGAGTGGTATGCAAGGCAAGATGAAAAgctccagaaaacaaaagcaagcaacaG ACACTTTTTCCCACCAGGGTGGTGGACTGGAGATGTggagagcaagagaaaagaagacTTGCTCTTACTTCTGCTCATCTACTGGGTTGGAGCTCTGTCTGCCAAGGTGGTTGAATCTGAAACAAACTGA